A window from Leuconostoc mesenteroides subsp. mesenteroides encodes these proteins:
- a CDS encoding CHAP domain-containing protein, translating to MKKLLKGYLIAILSLVFLIIVIIGMFSSNSDQCQSTSTDVSVTTSADKEAVAKSLHDNLKKISSVTEAGIAGYLGNTQHESGFNASVVQSNATYNETTAMNASISGYAFGLNQWDNSRRVELLNYAKSQNKKWTDASLQLDFALNHDGTNSDLLKQGLKMTNVDDATEFLRASWERGGVGTTATRQSYARSWYAKFSNGSSDTAVDTATTGTETTQNTDNTTNNSSGCSTNVAQGMGTSGAPVKEIPSAYKSKIKDTNFTATSSSNTYPFGQCTWYTYNRMQELGTPVENGLGNGADWGKNAKAKGYKTDSQPHVGWAVSFSQGADGADPTYGHVAVVEAISDDGKHFLVSECNVVASGTGTVSFRELTAGQGVTFIQGK from the coding sequence ATGAAAAAACTTCTGAAAGGCTATTTAATAGCTATTTTATCCCTTGTTTTTTTAATTATTGTCATTATTGGTATGTTTTCTAGCAATAGTGATCAGTGTCAATCTACCAGTACAGACGTTAGTGTCACAACCAGTGCTGATAAAGAAGCGGTTGCTAAGTCATTGCATGACAACCTTAAAAAAATATCAAGTGTGACCGAAGCTGGTATTGCTGGTTATCTGGGTAATACACAACATGAAAGTGGTTTTAATGCTAGTGTTGTGCAATCAAATGCAACTTACAATGAGACAACGGCAATGAACGCTAGTATCAGTGGTTACGCTTTTGGGCTTAATCAATGGGACAATTCAAGGCGTGTTGAGTTGCTGAATTATGCGAAATCTCAAAATAAAAAGTGGACTGATGCCAGCTTGCAATTAGATTTTGCCCTTAATCATGACGGCACGAACTCTGATTTATTAAAGCAAGGTCTGAAAATGACTAACGTTGATGATGCCACTGAATTTTTAAGAGCTAGTTGGGAACGTGGTGGTGTTGGGACAACAGCTACAAGACAAAGCTATGCTCGTTCTTGGTATGCTAAGTTTTCCAATGGGTCATCAGATACAGCCGTTGACACCGCCACAACTGGTACTGAAACAACTCAAAATACTGATAACACAACTAATAATTCCAGTGGTTGCTCAACCAATGTTGCGCAAGGTATGGGAACTAGTGGTGCGCCAGTTAAAGAAATTCCTAGTGCCTATAAAAGCAAAATTAAAGATACGAATTTCACAGCCACGTCATCATCAAATACTTATCCATTCGGACAATGTACTTGGTATACCTATAATCGTATGCAAGAATTAGGCACACCAGTAGAAAATGGCTTAGGTAATGGTGCTGATTGGGGTAAGAATGCTAAAGCCAAAGGGTATAAAACTGATAGTCAACCACATGTGGGTTGGGCAGTTAGTTTCTCACAAGGTGCAGACGGTGCCGACCCGACTTACGGACACGTAGCCGTAGTTGAAGCGATCAGTGATGACGGTAAGCATTTCTTAGTTAGTGAATGTAATGTTGTGGCATCTGGGACTGGAACGGTTAGTTTTAGAGAATTAACAGCAGGTCAAGGCGTAACCTTTATTCAAGGTAAATAA
- a CDS encoding thiol-disulfide isomerase, giving the protein MKHYIKGGNETKKGNKKQLPKPITIIINSVLPVILLLVAGFYFIPKASMYFQNNDVKGLDTNVQAVMFYNADCAHCQKVYPKIFWHNVLNFNHEDKQIQTINVQNVNNKHYVSDFAIQETPTFMKPNNPNMKLVSTDVKQINNFAETGASDQ; this is encoded by the coding sequence ATGAAACATTATATTAAAGGGGGTAATGAAACTAAGAAAGGGAATAAAAAACAGTTACCCAAACCCATTACAATTATTATCAATAGCGTATTACCAGTCATTTTGTTATTAGTGGCTGGTTTTTATTTTATCCCGAAAGCATCAATGTATTTTCAAAATAATGATGTGAAAGGGTTAGATACAAATGTACAAGCTGTGATGTTTTACAATGCCGATTGCGCACATTGTCAAAAGGTCTATCCCAAAATCTTTTGGCACAATGTTTTGAATTTCAATCATGAGGACAAACAAATTCAAACAATCAATGTGCAAAACGTCAATAACAAACATTATGTGTCTGACTTTGCGATACAAGAAACACCAACGTTTATGAAACCTAATAACCCAAACATGAAGCTTGTCTCAACTGATGTGAAACAAATTAACAATTTTGCAGAAACTGGGGCAAGTGATCAATGA
- a CDS encoding DUF87 domain-containing protein, producing the protein MAKNVNVKYENPVVQYQDNLLLTIIGDVWAYYQLKPFQINVANAQDKSNFKETFVDVFERLQKYDDVDLKLIPVDMDLAGRIQGTSPDWAKDIADVAQYYMGQEEVDILESEFKPAIRDEFYIGVKLKNTSVGDDLKDKFQFATDLILRRLAETMRYQVKFDDKFFERYQTMNDDVLGILRPLDAVKMSEEKLINMLGSTYHHQGMKDFSNMRDTAFDLAKLGIVKRETQEETDYISHLVLNLPDRLDNLALIPELQSFKFPVEVHFKINFPQRDGFKGMKQETRSSKGKYKDELEDALSSDDDSSKRSRTNYALAQDLADVMDSKDAFMQWLLVLVVRDDDVKQLKTKIREIKTRLSTFSREIEVFQPSFNQELLLYQNLPATNLGVFKRWRQFTNAPALAQLMFGTSHELGSRTGFYIGRVLDTNRYFSVDSAVASSRTLLLINPVIANKGIVGAKTDSPHIAITGDTGQGKSFLVKILLNYLAMFDVKLLYVDPKQEVRRWFKASLEDNENPFFTKLMNSFHYVTLNANDSANRGVLDPMLTLNSKSTVDEIPSVLTLVKEMLVQVRSISQDMELDTALTNAIKQVCNQRLAGEQVGTMAIIEILKAGNEKSQQLANYYESVIPDSMLKLAFSNGQTDSIEFNNQRTILEVTGLDLPHAEQEVRSYTETQKYSVSIMLALGKYLEKFGREDTKRFSAEIIDEAWIFNASPAGRKVLDGIKRLGRSENNMLIYSTQRVGDVNDEKSNGQYGQIFAFDSADDSERENILRHFGLPVNKSNMDMLKDLKKGQCLFRDIYGRVGKVVIHSLFEEWTKAFKTVDKNAGAELEAKYG; encoded by the coding sequence ATGGCAAAGAATGTCAATGTAAAGTACGAAAACCCAGTTGTGCAATATCAAGATAATTTACTCCTGACAATAATCGGTGATGTGTGGGCTTACTATCAGTTAAAACCATTTCAAATCAATGTCGCTAATGCACAAGATAAAAGCAATTTTAAAGAAACATTTGTTGATGTGTTTGAGCGTTTACAAAAATATGATGATGTTGATTTGAAGTTGATTCCAGTTGATATGGACTTGGCGGGGCGTATTCAAGGCACTAGTCCTGATTGGGCAAAAGATATAGCTGATGTGGCGCAATACTATATGGGTCAAGAAGAAGTCGATATTTTGGAAAGTGAATTTAAGCCAGCAATTCGTGATGAATTCTATATTGGTGTTAAGTTGAAAAATACCAGTGTTGGGGACGACTTAAAAGACAAGTTCCAGTTTGCCACAGATTTAATCTTGCGTAGATTGGCAGAAACCATGCGTTATCAGGTCAAGTTTGATGACAAATTCTTTGAACGTTATCAAACTATGAATGATGATGTACTTGGTATTTTGCGACCGCTAGATGCCGTTAAAATGTCCGAAGAAAAGTTAATCAATATGTTAGGCTCAACTTATCATCATCAAGGAATGAAAGATTTTTCTAACATGCGTGATACGGCTTTTGATTTAGCAAAATTGGGTATTGTCAAACGTGAAACGCAGGAAGAAACAGACTATATTAGTCACTTGGTTTTGAATTTGCCTGATAGACTAGACAATTTAGCGCTTATTCCTGAATTACAATCGTTTAAATTTCCTGTTGAAGTTCATTTTAAAATCAATTTTCCACAACGTGACGGTTTTAAAGGAATGAAACAAGAGACTAGAAGTTCAAAAGGAAAGTACAAAGATGAATTAGAAGATGCCTTGTCAAGTGATGATGATAGTTCAAAGCGTTCTCGAACAAATTATGCTTTAGCACAAGACTTGGCTGATGTTATGGATAGTAAAGATGCTTTTATGCAATGGCTGTTAGTTCTAGTAGTGCGTGATGATGATGTTAAGCAATTAAAAACTAAGATTAGAGAAATTAAAACACGATTATCTACCTTTAGTCGTGAAATAGAAGTTTTTCAACCTAGTTTTAATCAAGAATTATTGTTGTATCAAAATCTGCCAGCGACTAATTTGGGCGTTTTTAAACGTTGGCGACAATTTACCAATGCGCCAGCCCTAGCCCAGTTGATGTTTGGTACTAGTCACGAATTAGGGTCTCGAACTGGCTTTTATATTGGACGTGTGTTAGATACAAACCGTTACTTTAGTGTCGATAGCGCCGTGGCATCTTCAAGAACATTGCTTTTAATCAACCCAGTGATTGCCAACAAAGGAATTGTTGGGGCGAAAACAGATAGTCCACACATAGCGATCACTGGCGATACCGGACAAGGAAAGTCATTCTTAGTTAAAATTCTGTTGAATTATCTTGCTATGTTCGATGTCAAGCTGTTGTACGTTGACCCTAAGCAAGAAGTGAGACGTTGGTTTAAAGCATCATTGGAAGATAATGAAAACCCGTTTTTCACTAAGCTGATGAATTCATTTCATTATGTGACTTTGAATGCCAATGATAGTGCTAACCGTGGTGTTCTTGACCCAATGCTTACTTTGAACAGTAAAAGTACAGTTGATGAAATACCTAGTGTCTTGACGTTGGTTAAGGAAATGTTGGTACAAGTTCGGTCAATCTCACAAGATATGGAACTTGATACGGCTTTGACGAATGCAATTAAGCAAGTTTGTAATCAACGATTAGCAGGCGAACAAGTTGGTACAATGGCGATTATCGAAATTCTAAAAGCTGGCAATGAGAAGTCACAACAGTTAGCGAATTATTATGAGAGTGTCATTCCTGATAGTATGTTAAAACTTGCTTTTAGTAACGGACAAACGGATAGTATCGAATTTAATAATCAACGGACAATTTTAGAAGTGACGGGTTTGGACTTGCCACACGCTGAACAAGAAGTACGTAGTTACACTGAAACACAAAAATATTCGGTATCGATTATGTTGGCATTAGGTAAGTACCTTGAAAAATTTGGACGTGAAGACACGAAACGATTTAGTGCTGAAATTATTGATGAAGCGTGGATATTTAACGCTTCGCCTGCTGGACGTAAAGTCTTGGACGGCATCAAGCGTTTGGGTCGTTCTGAAAACAATATGCTGATATATTCCACTCAAAGAGTTGGTGATGTCAATGATGAAAAGAGTAACGGTCAATATGGACAAATATTTGCCTTTGATAGCGCTGATGATAGTGAGCGTGAAAATATCTTGCGACATTTTGGTTTGCCAGTGAATAAATCAAATATGGATATGTTAAAAGACCTGAAAAAGGGTCAATGTTTGTTTAGGGATATTTATGGTCGTGTCGGTAAGGTGGTTATCCATTCGTTATTTGAAGAATGGACGAAAGCCTTTAAGACAGTTGATAAGAACGCTGGTGCGGAGCTTGAAGCAAAGTACGGATAA
- a CDS encoding cell division protein FtsK, with product MFKKIKYSDQYLAKTLFKRTLLFVWFVVTVCFGFWYLNIFQALMQGQYSWWYLLPIVLSILLTGLFGWGFFWFYKNYAPEHSDFISKYLKTVELRQMISLLIVSKGFFDTASDDNGTFIAYFPKLKLKVLHKTGQLILQEPVDGQKYMESFSKNEFDNVVETALLADRQTSEFSKNKMISTFAFDPIKFRRQLEELKPKKGLLQISKGIDWKYDTFYNALLSGNVGTGKSYTMFAIIGQLLQVTKFVYIIDPKRSDLAGLKHVPELKNNVFSVASEINQAVIDFYTKMMARAEKIEAIKASGKVGTYKDFGFTPYFLVFDEFGAYYEMNDRLAYDDPTKASYETAMSNLREIAMLGRELGFYILIGMQRPDAGTLPMAIRNQLNMRINIGVPTPEIEKMVFPDNEKQLRPLSSSLKGWGFIKIGDSQVRSFFAPEVPKDFNLHEYMRENIAIRERQGK from the coding sequence GTGTTTAAGAAAATTAAATACAGCGATCAGTATTTAGCAAAGACTTTATTTAAAAGGACTTTGCTTTTTGTTTGGTTTGTAGTAACAGTTTGTTTTGGTTTTTGGTATTTAAACATTTTTCAAGCCTTGATGCAAGGACAATATAGTTGGTGGTATTTGTTGCCTATTGTGTTAAGCATCTTGTTGACTGGTTTGTTTGGTTGGGGTTTTTTTTGGTTTTACAAGAATTATGCCCCAGAACATTCCGACTTTATTTCAAAGTACCTGAAAACAGTTGAATTACGCCAGATGATAAGCCTGTTGATTGTTTCCAAAGGGTTCTTTGATACTGCTAGTGATGATAATGGGACATTTATAGCTTATTTCCCAAAATTAAAATTAAAGGTATTACACAAAACAGGTCAACTGATTTTACAAGAGCCAGTAGACGGCCAGAAATACATGGAAAGTTTTTCTAAAAATGAGTTTGATAATGTTGTTGAAACAGCATTACTCGCTGATAGACAAACAAGTGAATTTAGTAAAAATAAAATGATTAGTACCTTTGCTTTTGACCCGATTAAGTTTAGAAGACAGTTAGAAGAATTGAAACCTAAAAAAGGGTTATTGCAAATTTCAAAGGGTATTGATTGGAAGTATGATACTTTCTACAATGCTTTACTATCAGGTAACGTTGGTACTGGTAAATCTTATACTATGTTTGCGATTATTGGGCAGTTATTACAGGTTACTAAATTTGTTTATATCATTGACCCAAAACGGTCTGATTTAGCTGGTTTAAAACATGTACCTGAATTAAAAAATAATGTTTTTAGTGTGGCATCTGAAATCAATCAAGCTGTGATAGATTTTTATACTAAAATGATGGCTCGTGCTGAAAAAATTGAAGCAATTAAAGCATCGGGTAAAGTTGGGACTTATAAAGATTTTGGGTTTACACCTTATTTTTTAGTGTTTGATGAATTTGGTGCTTATTATGAAATGAATGATAGATTGGCTTATGATGACCCAACTAAAGCTAGTTATGAGACAGCAATGTCAAATCTTAGAGAGATTGCTATGTTGGGACGTGAACTAGGTTTTTATATTTTAATTGGTATGCAAAGACCTGATGCAGGCACGTTACCTATGGCAATACGTAACCAATTGAATATGCGTATTAACATTGGTGTGCCAACACCTGAAATTGAAAAAATGGTATTCCCTGATAATGAAAAGCAGTTGCGCCCTTTGTCATCTAGTTTGAAAGGTTGGGGCTTTATTAAGATTGGGGACAGTCAAGTCAGGTCATTCTTTGCACCAGAAGTACCAAAAGATTTTAATTTACATGAATACATGCGTGAAAATATCGCAATAAGAGAAAGACAGGGAAAATAA
- a CDS encoding helix-turn-helix domain-containing protein codes for MITINNEPTAYTPIFLGTTQHSLRLSLEILIMVGMKLNDEIVETYNVTVPAIELGQLPNIGSQIAIDEITGSELSGFKAKLKQSDAKIQNTASTELEKLVDLKNVGRYQLLKGKNIMTQDLNAPELTNDNLILMRQLLGITQQELATALDISRKTVTRFENGEQKISDKFVDKLLVAYPDLAESIEVQFDWVSLTFPDLTSKQVIADVLRLQENLFLERPTSQNFYTREMAFAGEKNIYIQDFAPVKNPETQAMDQKFGTTLYLTGKGTRLFEKALLEQSMNWHDFFAKARLYRGHLTRLDIAINDKWGLLNMNDLVKAVQEKRFWSKSKSYAVHGNVDDGWTVDFGKSPFVIRAYDKHKEQANKGYDTDVKTRVELELHQDKAEYVLDEWLNQDKKLVDITFDILYTYLWFTNGKIDDQQLKSDTVRDEIEATVEPMPAWSLLTALGKKMKFVREPKKQSVERIEKWVLQSVVPSLAVLKKTGHWHEIIEAINAVELSAEHEKLVMATTKNAITQASKQLNINFEKPTKKYNEDDEQGKGA; via the coding sequence ATGATAACGATTAACAATGAGCCAACAGCTTATACACCTATATTTCTAGGCACAACACAACATAGTTTACGGTTATCGTTGGAAATACTTATCATGGTTGGTATGAAATTGAATGATGAAATTGTTGAGACTTATAACGTAACTGTACCAGCCATTGAATTGGGACAATTACCTAATATCGGTAGTCAGATTGCGATTGATGAAATTACTGGTAGTGAATTATCAGGCTTTAAGGCAAAACTTAAACAGTCTGATGCAAAAATACAAAATACGGCTTCAACTGAATTAGAAAAATTAGTCGATTTAAAAAACGTTGGTCGATACCAACTATTGAAAGGGAAAAATATTATGACACAAGATTTAAATGCACCAGAACTAACAAATGATAATTTAATATTGATGCGACAACTGCTTGGGATAACACAACAAGAATTAGCTACTGCACTGGATATTAGTAGAAAAACAGTTACTCGTTTTGAAAATGGAGAACAAAAAATATCAGATAAGTTTGTTGATAAATTGTTAGTAGCCTATCCAGATTTAGCAGAAAGCATTGAAGTACAATTCGATTGGGTTTCATTAACGTTCCCAGATTTAACTTCAAAGCAAGTGATTGCTGATGTGTTACGTTTGCAGGAAAATTTGTTTTTAGAACGTCCTACGTCTCAAAACTTTTATACTCGTGAAATGGCATTTGCTGGCGAAAAAAATATTTACATACAAGACTTTGCGCCAGTGAAAAACCCAGAAACACAGGCTATGGATCAAAAATTTGGGACAACGCTTTATTTAACTGGTAAAGGCACACGGCTGTTTGAAAAAGCTTTGTTAGAGCAGAGTATGAATTGGCATGACTTTTTTGCAAAAGCACGATTATATCGGGGGCATCTAACACGATTAGATATTGCAATCAATGATAAATGGGGTCTGCTGAACATGAATGACCTTGTTAAGGCTGTACAGGAAAAGCGTTTTTGGAGTAAATCAAAGTCTTATGCAGTGCATGGCAACGTTGATGACGGCTGGACGGTTGATTTTGGTAAGTCGCCTTTTGTTATCCGTGCCTATGATAAGCACAAAGAACAAGCTAATAAAGGCTATGACACTGATGTAAAAACTCGTGTGGAATTAGAATTGCATCAAGATAAAGCAGAGTATGTCCTTGATGAGTGGCTTAATCAAGATAAGAAATTGGTGGATATAACCTTTGATATTTTGTATACCTATTTGTGGTTTACTAATGGCAAAATTGATGACCAACAATTGAAATCAGATACAGTGCGTGATGAGATTGAAGCAACGGTTGAGCCGATGCCTGCTTGGTCGTTACTAACAGCTTTAGGCAAGAAAATGAAATTTGTTAGAGAGCCAAAAAAGCAAAGTGTTGAGCGTATTGAAAAATGGGTTTTACAGTCGGTTGTGCCTAGTCTAGCGGTATTGAAGAAAACAGGACATTGGCATGAAATCATTGAAGCAATCAATGCAGTGGAATTATCGGCTGAACACGAAAAACTGGTTATGGCAACTACTAAAAATGCGATTACACAGGCAAGTAAGCAGTTAAATATCAACTTTGAAAAGCCGACTAAAAAATACAACGAAGATGATGAACAAGGAAAGGGGGCATGA
- a CDS encoding IS30 family transposase: protein MSDETPKKRKRQPHINENQRHMIEYLWNIEKMTQADIARRLGYTPSSILRELHRGNTLDFSHLDRRTLLNMDIHARIKYSAQRGQYLALKKRSKMGTGSRLTPELKEIIETWVNVEHWTPEQIAGNVQDVDVSASVIRLWARKGLIDIRKHKYHRQNGTPKERAVAQTRRAKEREIARLREQLKNDGELVRHSIFDRSQVVESRKQFGHWEIDLVLPAKMNNLRYQDTTAIMTFTERKTRFTALVLVRSKKSSDMVDAFKLFYERYGKAVRTITADNGSEFISWDFLEYVQKELKIKLYYATPSSPQQRGSNENRNRKLRDWYPKGTSFKDVKQRQLDEVASKMNAMPLRQALDGKRPMVVFEQEYKAMQRYRRAYEKRKQRMLEERQNDEG from the coding sequence ATGAGTGATGAAACACCAAAAAAACGAAAGCGCCAACCACATATAAATGAAAATCAACGTCACATGATTGAATACTTGTGGAATATTGAGAAAATGACACAAGCGGATATAGCTAGGCGTTTAGGCTATACACCGTCATCAATACTACGTGAATTACACCGTGGCAACACACTTGATTTTTCGCATTTAGATAGACGAACGCTTTTGAATATGGATATACACGCACGTATCAAGTATTCGGCACAACGTGGTCAATATCTAGCCTTAAAGAAACGTAGTAAAATGGGTACCGGTTCAAGATTGACACCTGAATTAAAAGAAATCATTGAAACTTGGGTTAATGTTGAACATTGGACACCTGAACAAATAGCTGGCAACGTTCAAGATGTTGATGTCTCCGCATCAGTCATTAGATTATGGGCTAGAAAAGGTTTAATTGATATTCGCAAACACAAGTATCATCGACAAAATGGGACACCAAAAGAAAGAGCTGTTGCGCAAACAAGACGTGCTAAAGAACGTGAAATTGCTAGACTTCGTGAGCAACTAAAAAATGACGGAGAATTAGTCCGCCACTCAATATTTGATCGCTCACAGGTTGTTGAAAGTCGTAAACAGTTCGGTCATTGGGAAATTGATTTAGTTCTGCCTGCTAAAATGAATAATCTACGGTATCAAGATACGACTGCGATTATGACATTTACTGAACGAAAAACTCGGTTTACTGCTTTGGTATTAGTTCGTAGTAAAAAATCTAGTGATATGGTTGATGCGTTTAAGCTATTTTATGAACGATATGGCAAAGCAGTAAGAACGATTACCGCTGATAATGGTTCTGAATTTATCTCATGGGACTTTTTAGAATATGTTCAAAAAGAGCTTAAAATCAAGCTATACTATGCTACACCGTCATCACCACAACAACGTGGTTCAAATGAAAACAGAAACCGTAAGCTACGTGATTGGTACCCTAAAGGTACGTCATTTAAAGATGTGAAGCAACGACAACTAGATGAAGTAGCTTCAAAAATGAATGCCATGCCACTTAGACAAGCATTGGACGGCAAAAGACCAATGGTAGTGTTTGAACAAGAATATAAAGCCATGCAACGTTACCGTAGAGCTTATGAAAAGCGTAAACAGCGCATGCTAGAAGAGCGCCAAAATGATGAAGGGTAA